Proteins from one Pseudarthrobacter sp. BIM B-2242 genomic window:
- a CDS encoding dihydrofolate reductase family protein: MGNISAEASSATLMIDLIISLDGYASAEGWPGWWGLEGPEYLAWLGQEEKKGYTFLMGANTYRLMYGMSEEAAAEDSGFSQNEGASLTGLAAVPKIVFSSTLTAPLAWPNSELVTGDAVEAVNEIKRTRTGPLSTLGSLSLCRSLLAAGLVDRFRVVIFPVITGRTGSERIYDGYPDVSLEMADSRTFDGRIQLLEYVPTVLDGPPGGTQ, encoded by the coding sequence GATGATCGATCTGATCATCTCCCTTGACGGCTATGCCTCGGCTGAGGGGTGGCCCGGCTGGTGGGGGCTGGAGGGGCCCGAATACCTGGCCTGGCTCGGGCAGGAGGAGAAGAAGGGCTATACCTTCCTGATGGGGGCCAACACCTACCGGCTGATGTACGGCATGTCAGAGGAAGCCGCGGCCGAGGACTCAGGGTTTTCTCAAAACGAGGGCGCCAGCCTGACCGGACTTGCAGCTGTTCCGAAGATCGTCTTCTCTTCCACTTTGACGGCGCCCCTGGCGTGGCCCAACTCGGAACTGGTGACCGGGGACGCGGTGGAGGCCGTGAACGAGATCAAGCGGACCAGGACCGGTCCTCTCAGCACCCTTGGCAGCCTCAGTCTCTGCAGATCCCTGCTGGCCGCCGGCCTCGTGGACAGATTCCGGGTGGTCATCTTCCCGGTGATTACCGGCCGCACCGGCAGTGAGCGGATCTACGACGGCTACCCGGACGTTTCGCTTGAGATGGCGGACAGCAGGACGTTCGACGGCCGGATCCAGCTGCTCGAGTACGTCCCCACGGTGCTCGACGGTCCGCCGGGAGGCACCCAGTGA